The proteins below come from a single Iocasia fonsfrigidae genomic window:
- the pbpC gene encoding penicillin-binding protein 1C translates to MNKIKLKRSILISLILIILISGGVWQLSRLPVPLFPDDYSTVVVDESGEYLRIFLNSKDQWIFPPVEEGIPKKLKVSVINFEDKRFFNHIGIDFLAVARAVVQDLKAWSKVSGASTITMQVARLTRAKERTISNKLIEIIQALKIENTYSKEEILRLYLTHAPYGGNIIGYKAASLRYFGKEPDQLTWGQASLLAVLPNSPGLITPTRGRERLKQKRDGLLDKLKARGIIDDMTCRLAKAEEIPNREVPFNLAAPHLTRSLKNKLNQDLIKTTINKKMQIQVNYLVKNYMEKMKQKGVNNSAVLIADTRTGQVKTYIGSNDYFDQQHSGKIDGVQIKRSSGSILKPFLYALAMDEGLIIPESKIEDIPVSYGAYSPYNANHRFKGVVTAREALINSLNAPAVSLLDDYGVTEFYNFLTEAGVSTLFRDAKGYGLPLILGGAEVKMWDMVALYRGLGNYGRFSGLHVLAKGKNGELKQLISKGSAYLTLNIIDDLKRPGLEYFWRDYSSKWRIAWKTGTSYGNRDAWAVGVSPEWTIAVWIGNFDGQENEEISGLNAAAPLFFSVFNALPKNYYQDFFAEPEGDLKKIKVSTKTGYRIRDKIINEGLGNLTDALVSKSAQPLIYSPYEKLIYTNRAGTYEVCSLCWDRDDLAKSLKLVYPPQVVAYLKERGNEVYTTLPHKQDCPSVSNGNPIEFIYPQQDSIISIPRGADGKYQKVNFKVAHTGKNSKLFWYLDQEYLGSTTGKHQKLLLPEHGKHTLHVVDNEGHHQEISFYIKINN, encoded by the coding sequence ATGAATAAGATAAAGCTTAAAAGGTCGATTTTAATAAGTTTAATTCTGATTATATTGATAAGTGGAGGGGTATGGCAGCTAAGTAGGCTGCCTGTCCCTCTGTTTCCGGATGACTATAGTACAGTAGTAGTTGATGAATCAGGTGAATATTTACGGATATTTTTAAATTCTAAAGACCAGTGGATTTTTCCGCCAGTTGAAGAAGGGATTCCTAAAAAATTAAAGGTATCAGTAATTAACTTTGAAGACAAGAGATTTTTTAATCATATAGGGATTGATTTCCTGGCGGTAGCTAGAGCAGTTGTTCAGGATTTAAAGGCCTGGAGCAAAGTGAGTGGAGCAAGCACAATTACTATGCAGGTAGCTCGTTTGACCAGGGCAAAAGAAAGAACAATTAGTAACAAACTAATTGAAATAATACAGGCCTTAAAAATAGAAAATACGTATAGTAAAGAAGAAATTTTACGATTATACTTGACCCATGCCCCCTATGGGGGAAATATAATCGGTTATAAAGCTGCTTCTTTAAGGTATTTCGGTAAAGAACCTGATCAGCTTACCTGGGGTCAGGCTTCCCTATTAGCAGTGTTACCTAATAGTCCAGGTTTAATTACACCTACTAGAGGTAGGGAGAGATTGAAACAGAAAAGAGATGGTTTATTAGATAAATTAAAGGCCAGGGGTATAATTGATGATATGACCTGTAGATTGGCTAAAGCTGAGGAGATTCCAAATCGAGAAGTTCCTTTTAATTTAGCAGCACCTCATTTAACCAGGAGTCTTAAAAATAAGTTGAATCAGGATCTGATTAAGACTACAATCAATAAAAAAATGCAGATTCAGGTTAATTATCTTGTTAAAAATTATATGGAAAAGATGAAACAAAAAGGGGTCAATAATAGTGCGGTATTAATTGCTGATACTAGAACCGGGCAAGTGAAGACCTATATTGGCTCTAATGATTATTTTGATCAACAACATTCCGGGAAGATTGATGGGGTGCAGATTAAAAGATCCAGTGGTTCAATCTTAAAGCCATTCTTATATGCCTTAGCTATGGATGAAGGATTAATTATTCCAGAGAGTAAGATAGAGGATATTCCTGTTAGTTATGGGGCATATTCCCCATATAATGCTAATCACCGATTTAAAGGAGTAGTTACTGCAAGAGAGGCCTTAATTAATTCCTTAAATGCCCCCGCGGTTAGTTTATTGGATGACTATGGGGTTACAGAGTTTTACAATTTTCTTACTGAGGCGGGGGTAAGCACATTATTTAGAGATGCTAAGGGATATGGCCTCCCTTTAATTTTAGGTGGAGCAGAAGTTAAGATGTGGGATATGGTAGCTTTGTATAGGGGGCTAGGGAATTATGGTAGGTTTTCTGGATTACATGTTTTAGCTAAGGGTAAGAATGGGGAGTTAAAACAACTAATTAGTAAAGGTTCAGCATATTTAACTTTAAATATTATTGATGATCTGAAACGACCAGGTTTAGAATATTTTTGGCGGGATTATTCTTCTAAATGGCGAATTGCCTGGAAAACAGGGACTAGTTATGGGAATAGAGATGCCTGGGCTGTTGGGGTAAGCCCTGAGTGGACGATTGCAGTCTGGATAGGTAATTTTGATGGCCAAGAAAATGAGGAAATAAGCGGGTTAAATGCAGCAGCACCATTATTTTTTAGTGTTTTTAATGCCTTACCCAAAAATTATTATCAGGATTTTTTTGCTGAACCCGAAGGAGATTTAAAAAAAATAAAAGTATCAACTAAAACTGGTTATCGAATTAGAGATAAGATTATTAATGAAGGATTAGGAAATTTAACAGATGCTTTAGTCTCAAAATCAGCCCAGCCTTTGATATATTCTCCTTATGAAAAGCTTATTTATACTAATCGAGCGGGGACTTATGAGGTTTGTTCACTGTGTTGGGATAGAGATGACTTAGCCAAAAGTTTAAAATTAGTTTATCCACCCCAGGTAGTAGCCTATTTAAAAGAGAGAGGGAATGAGGTTTATACCACTTTACCTCATAAGCAGGATTGTCCTAGTGTTAGTAATGGTAATCCAATTGAGTTTATTTACCCCCAACAAGATAGTATAATTTCAATTCCCAGGGGGGCAGATGGAAAGTACCAGAAGGTAAACTTTAAGGTAGCCCATACTGGTAAGAATAGTAAGTTATTTTGGTATTTAGATCAAGAATATTTAGGGAGTACTACTGGAAAACATCAGAAGTTATTACTACCAGAACATGGGAAACATACCCTTCATGTTGTAGATAATGAGGGTCATCATCAGGAAATAAGTTTCTATATTAAAATTAATAATTAG